In Humulus lupulus chromosome 7, drHumLupu1.1, whole genome shotgun sequence, the following are encoded in one genomic region:
- the LOC133792411 gene encoding uncharacterized protein LOC133792411 yields the protein MVLGANPPFAIFEGFIKRIWGKLGIDRITRLNAGFTLVKFRDEATRDLVLEAGVLHFDRKPVIVKPWSADLDTVKAVKSVPVWIRLPGLGLQYWEEVPKSIQFINEKGQLMEQLLDFEWIPTQCKSCRVYGHTENMFNRKQSETWRPKVRNDEDETKQDPKEKQSVTGVKDVPNEGSDVGQKKIATMEGSESQALSKHHGTLANSEKQCDKNVSESSERSPSEWTTPKRVGGNKKRVLHSQNKLKNSYSALQEKVMEVTNMGTASEGRILLIWQRQSISVEVLKESDQLVHVLIKEVRSNKQCCVTFVYGRNSIEERRQMWEDLSVLCFPATPWLVAGDFNAVFEYTDRVGGHTITTMEFMDAQNWRELGLVDEMRSKGSHFTWTNKQANEDRIYSKLDRIFINEAWLDLFPHAKAVVNWELFSDHCFCVIKA from the exons ATGGTGCTTGGAGCTAATCCTCCATTTGCTATTTTTGAAGGATTCATTAAGAGGATTTGGGGTAAGCTAGGTATTGATAGAATAACGCGATTGAATGCTGGGTTTACTCTAGTGAAATTTAGAGATGAAGCAACTAGAGATTTGGTTTTGGAAGCTGGGGTTCTGCATTTTGATAGAAAACCAGTGATAGTGAAGCCTTGGTCTGCTGATTTAGACACTGTAAAGGCAGTGAAATCTGTTCCAGTTTGGATTAGGTTACCGGGGCTTGGACTACAATATTGGG AGGAAGTGCCTAAATCCATTCAGTTTATCAATGAAAAAGGGCAGCTAATGGAGCAACTATTGGACTTTGAATGGATTCCAACTCAATGTAAGAGTTGTAGGGTTTATGGTCATACTGAGAATATGTTTAACAGGAAACAAAGTGAGACCTGGAGGCCGAAAGTCAGAAATGATGAGGATGAGACTAAGCAAGACCCCAAGGAGAAGCAATCAGTAACAGGGGTTAAAGATGTTCCTAATGAAGGTAGTGATGTTGGTCAAAAGAAGATAGCCACTATGGAAGGGTCTGAGTCCCAGGCTTTATCAAAGCATCATGGCACTTTGGCAAATTCAGAGAAACAATGTGACAAGAATGTTAGCGAATCCAGCGAGAGATCTCCTTCAGAATGGACTACCCCTAAAAGGGTGGGGGGAAATAAGAAGCGAGTTCTGCACTCACAGAACAAACTGAAGAACTCATATAGTGCATTGCAAGAGAAGGTTATGGAGGTTACAAACATGG GTACAGCTTCTGAAGGTAGGATCCTTCTTATTTGGCAGAGACAGAGTATCTCTGTTGAGGTTTTGAAGGAAAGTGACCAGTTAGTTCATGTCCTTATTAAAGAAGTGAGATCTAATAAGCAGTGTTGTGTTACTTTTGTGTATGGTAGGAATTCTATTGAGGAAAGAAGGCAGATGTGGGAGGATCTTTCTGTTCTATGTTTTCCAGCCACTCCTTGGCTTGTGGCTGGTGATTTTAATGCGGTTTTTGAGTATACAGATAGAGTTGGTGGCCATACTATCACTACTATGGAATTTATGGATGCTCAAAATTGGAGAGAATTGGGGTTGGTTGACGAGATGCGCTCTAAAGGTTCTCATTTCACTTGGACTAACAAGCAAGCTAATGAGGACAGAATCTACTCTAAGCTGGACAGAATTTTCATAAATGAAGCTTGGTTGGATTTATTCCCTCATGCTAAAGCTGTTGTTAACTGGGAGTTATTTTCTGATCATTGTTTCTGTGTTATTAAAGCATGA
- the LOC133792412 gene encoding uncharacterized protein LOC133792412 — MWIDHKKFKELVLQRWCKPSKGYGLERIVQKLGRFKQVLLKFNKSYVGDVVQNYNTDKENYQNAQLSLQTNPHSSVLQREERVAGEIFATHARIYDSFLRQISKVNWLRYGDDNTAYFHACLKQRRASNRITSYVNESSQLIERFEEVVDHFVNHFRKVMGSQSTASVPIQRSCFRLGHRLSLDQHLGLIKPFTRKEVEDALFSISSIKSPGPDGYGSGFFKAL; from the coding sequence ATGTGGATTGACCATAAGAAGTTTAAAGAGTTAGTGTTGCAGAGATGGTGCAAGCCAAGTAAAGGTTATGGTTTAGAGAGAATAGTTCAGAAATTGGGAAGATTCAAGCAGGTTCTTCTCAAGTTTAATAAAAGTTATGTGGGAGATGTTGTTCAGAATTATAATACTGATAAGGAAAACTACCAAAATGCTCAATTGTCTCTTCAAACTAACCCTCACTCTTCTGTTTTGCAAAGAGAGGAGCGAGTTGCTGGTGAGATTTTTGCAACTCATGCTAGAATATATGACAGTTTTTTGAGACAGATAAGTAAAGTTAATTGGCTCCGTTATGGTGATGATAATACGGCATACTTTCACGCTTGTTTGAAACAGAGAAGGGCTTCTAACCGTATCACATCTTATGTTAATGAATCTAGTCAGTTAATCGAGAGGTTTGAGGAGGTGGTGGATCACTTTGTAAATCACTTTCGAAAAGTTATGGGCAGCCAGAGCACTGCCTCAGTACCTATTCAGAGGTCTTGTTTTAGGCTTGGACACAGGCTGTCTTTGGACCAACATCTTGGTTTAATAAAGCCTTTTACTAGAAAGGAAGTAGAAGATGCTTTGTTTAGTATTAGTTCAATTAAAAGTCCGGGTCCGGATGGGTATGGTTCTGGTTTTTTCAAAGCCTTGTGA